From a single Paenibacillus sp. FSL W8-0426 genomic region:
- the nikD gene encoding nickel import ATP-binding protein NikD translates to MHHPNVLEVRGLQVELHIGKETVPLLKPLDLTLGKGQVLGLVGESGSGKSMTCHAILRLLNPQNMRVEGSVRLNGRELSALRAEDMRRIRGKDIGFIMQNPMNAFTPVYTIGSQFIETLRTHSKISKSQAKEQAVAALADMNLPDPGRIMKCYPHQLSGGMLQRVMIAISMCLQPSLLIADEPTTALDVVNQLQVLRELERLRREKGTSILLISHDLGVICQLADEVAVMKKGEVVEQAGVHELFDRPQHEYTRMLLQARLRARKDA, encoded by the coding sequence GTGCATCATCCCAACGTGCTTGAGGTCCGGGGGCTGCAAGTCGAACTGCATATTGGAAAAGAAACCGTTCCGCTGTTAAAGCCGCTGGATTTGACGCTTGGGAAAGGGCAAGTGTTGGGACTCGTCGGAGAGAGCGGCAGCGGAAAATCGATGACGTGCCACGCCATCCTCCGGTTGTTGAACCCGCAAAACATGCGGGTAGAGGGAAGCGTGCGGTTAAACGGTCGTGAGTTGTCTGCATTGCGAGCCGAAGATATGCGGCGTATTCGAGGCAAGGACATCGGGTTTATCATGCAAAATCCGATGAATGCTTTTACGCCCGTATATACGATCGGGTCCCAATTTATTGAAACGCTGCGCACCCACTCGAAGATATCGAAATCTCAAGCCAAAGAACAGGCAGTGGCTGCCCTTGCAGACATGAACCTTCCTGACCCGGGCAGAATCATGAAATGTTATCCTCATCAATTGAGCGGAGGCATGCTGCAGCGGGTCATGATCGCCATTTCCATGTGTTTGCAGCCTTCCTTGCTCATTGCGGACGAGCCGACCACGGCGCTCGATGTCGTCAATCAGCTTCAAGTGCTTCGGGAATTGGAACGGCTTCGCAGGGAGAAGGGGACGTCCATTTTGTTGATTTCTCACGATTTGGGCGTGATCTGCCAACTCGCGGATGAGGTCGCCGTCATGAAAAAGGGAGAAGTCGTGGAGCAGGCCGGCGTGCACGAACTGTTCGATCGGCCGCAGCACGAGTATACTCGGATGCTACTTCAAGCTCGTCTCCGTGCAAGAAAGGATGCTTAA
- the nikE gene encoding nickel import ATP-binding protein NikE, whose product MLQVLGVSHSYGKRSWWNRTDTRPPVLEDISIELEKGCCLGLLGGSGAGKSTLGKIILGLQRPSKGQVRFEGCHLYEANGGMPKSVRRDLQVVFQDCYSAVNPMMTAAQIIGEPLRNYERLSPAEMEHRIGELLEQVGLRAEDGAKRPEQFSGGQLQRVNIARAIALKPKLIVLDECVSSLDRVHQVHILDLLAELKAKHGLSYLFITHDIQAAMSICDRIAVMEQGRIVHYSDEPESVFLSDHPAVKALISAILPDHPSLRIPFA is encoded by the coding sequence GTGCTTCAGGTGCTCGGCGTGAGCCATAGTTATGGGAAAAGAAGCTGGTGGAATCGTACAGATACGCGCCCTCCCGTTCTTGAAGACATCTCGATCGAGCTTGAGAAGGGTTGTTGTCTGGGATTGCTGGGGGGGAGCGGGGCAGGAAAGAGTACGCTTGGAAAAATCATCCTTGGACTGCAAAGGCCCAGCAAAGGACAGGTACGGTTTGAAGGATGCCATCTTTATGAGGCAAACGGGGGCATGCCCAAAAGCGTAAGGCGCGATCTGCAGGTTGTGTTCCAGGATTGTTACTCGGCTGTAAACCCGATGATGACGGCGGCGCAGATCATCGGCGAGCCGCTTCGGAATTATGAGCGTCTATCTCCGGCGGAGATGGAGCACCGCATCGGGGAATTGCTCGAACAAGTGGGTCTTCGCGCGGAAGATGGAGCCAAGCGGCCGGAACAATTCAGCGGCGGGCAGCTGCAGCGCGTCAATATTGCGCGGGCGATTGCCCTTAAGCCCAAACTGATAGTGCTTGATGAATGCGTTAGCAGCTTGGATCGGGTGCATCAGGTGCACATTTTGGATTTGCTGGCCGAGTTAAAGGCGAAGCATGGATTATCGTATTTGTTCATAACGCACGATATCCAGGCGGCCATGTCGATCTGTGACCGGATTGCCGTTATGGAGCAAGGCAGGATCGTGCATTACAGCGACGAACCGGAATCCGTGTTTCTTAGCGATCATCCGGCGGTGAAAGCGTTGATTTCAGCCATTTTGCCGGATCACCCATCGCTTCGGATTCCTTTTGCATGA